The genomic stretch CCTCGAAACAGGCTAATTTGATTATTACCTCCCCGCCGAGCCGTTTCAACGCCTCTCTTATCAATTTTTGCACGGATTTATTGTCTGTTTCTATCCCGGTATTTTGCAATATGTTAAAGATAATGATATTGATTTTTTCGGTAAAATAAATACCGGCCTTTTTTATACGGTCCTGCAAATCCGGGTTTTCTTCTATATTATTCTGTTCAGCGGTTAATTGTCTTAACTGAACTTTGAATTTCTCTGCCGCATCCATAATTTCAGTTTTAAAAGACGCGTTCATCCCGTCAAAAATTTGTTTAAGACCGGGATAAAGACTGGCCTTATATTCATCCATGAGTTTTATGCAGTAATTTAATTGTCTCTGGATAAGGTTAAAATCAAGGAGTTCATTAAGAAGCATATTTTGATAAGTGTTTTTAGATTCCTCCAAAAGTTTTTGACCGGGAGGGCTTTGTTTGGCATTAAGACTAAAGGCCCTTATGGCTGGGTCGCTTTTAATGCTTTTGTGTGAAATAGGCGTGTTCAGCACCAGGCCATCCAGTGTTTTTAAACGGCTCAAGGCCACATAAACCTGGCCGTGGGCAAAGGCGGCATTGGCATCAATAACGGCTTTTTCGAAAGTCAATCCCTGGCTTTTGTGAATGGTAATGGCCCACGCTAATTTTAGAGGATATTGAGTGAAAGTGCCGGTAACATCCTCTTTTATTTCTTTTGTAGTTTCATCAATGGAATATTTTATATTTTGCCACTCAACGGGAAGTGCCAATACCGGGTCCGTACCACCGGGGCATTGGACAAAAACGGAATCATCTTTAATGGAGATAACCGTACCTATTTTCCCGTTATAATAAAGCTTTTCGCGTGAACTGTCATTTTTAACAAACATTACCTGCGCGCCCTCTTTTAATGTAAGTCCGGGGTCGGTCGGGAATGCGTATTCGGGAAAATCGCCTTCTACGACTGCTTTAAAGATGTGCGCCTTCCCTGCCAGCCTTTTCAGTTTCGATTCATTTATATTTTTGGCATGGGCATTATGGGTTGTAAGGTAAATATATCCCTTTTCATCACGATGGCTGAACCCGGGTATATATCTTTTATTCAGTTCACGCAGTGTGTCGTCATCTAACGTGTTTTCGCGTATTTTATTTAGAATCTCAATAAAGGCATTATCGCTCTGGCGGTAGATATGTTTAAGTTCAATGCTTACATATTGGGTTTGTTGAAGTGCCTTGCTCCCAAAGAAAAATACGGTATCATAATAATCTTTTAAAACCGTCCATTCATCATCTTTCACAACGGGCGCAAGCTGTTCAAGGTCTCCTATCATAAGCAGTTGTAACCCTCCGAACGGTTTGTCCCTGTCTCTGTATCTTCGCAGCACCCCGTCAACCCCGTCAAGAAGGTCGGCCCTTACCATGCTTATTTCGTCAATTACAAGAAGATCGAGGCCTTTGATAATATTTATTTTTTCACGGCTGAATTTTTTACTATTGTCCCCCTGTTTTTCCCCGGGGATACAAGGTCCAAAAGGCATCTGGAAAAACGAGTGGATTGTCACCCCGCCCGCATTAATCGCGGCAACACCTGTCGGCGCGGTAACTATCATCCTTTTAGGCAAATTTTTTTTTAAGTTATGCAGGAATGTAGTTTTGCCGGTGCCGGCTTTTCCCGTGAGAAAAATATTTTTACACGTGAATTTTACAAAATCGAAAGCCAGTTGTGATTGGAAATCATGCGTAGTTTCCATATGTATTTATAAAATTATATACTTGCTGGAAACTGCTGTCAAGGTTTCTGTGAAAAAATACTTGACAAGATAAATCTGATTATGTATACTATTCAGTAAAATCAGAATTATCAGAATAAATGGAGGTAGTAAAATGGTAAAAAAAAGAGATGTGGCCTGCTGCGGCAGTGAAATGCCGATGGGGTGCTGCAAGGTTGAATCACTCGTTAACGTGGATGAGCGCGGACAGATGGTTTTGCCTAAAGAAGTGCGGGAAAAAGCCGGCATCAGGGCAAACGATAAATTGGCGCTGGTAAGCTTTGAAAAAGAGGGGAAAATATGCTGTATCAGTTTAATCAAAGCGGAGGAACTGGCAAA from bacterium encodes the following:
- a CDS encoding HRDC domain-containing protein — protein: METTHDFQSQLAFDFVKFTCKNIFLTGKAGTGKTTFLHNLKKNLPKRMIVTAPTGVAAINAGGVTIHSFFQMPFGPCIPGEKQGDNSKKFSREKINIIKGLDLLVIDEISMVRADLLDGVDGVLRRYRDRDKPFGGLQLLMIGDLEQLAPVVKDDEWTVLKDYYDTVFFFGSKALQQTQYVSIELKHIYRQSDNAFIEILNKIRENTLDDDTLRELNKRYIPGFSHRDEKGYIYLTTHNAHAKNINESKLKRLAGKAHIFKAVVEGDFPEYAFPTDPGLTLKEGAQVMFVKNDSSREKLYYNGKIGTVISIKDDSVFVQCPGGTDPVLALPVEWQNIKYSIDETTKEIKEDVTGTFTQYPLKLAWAITIHKSQGLTFEKAVIDANAAFAHGQVYVALSRLKTLDGLVLNTPISHKSIKSDPAIRAFSLNAKQSPPGQKLLEESKNTYQNMLLNELLDFNLIQRQLNYCIKLMDEYKASLYPGLKQIFDGMNASFKTEIMDAAEKFKVQLRQLTAEQNNIEENPDLQDRIKKAGIYFTEKINIIIFNILQNTGIETDNKSVQKLIREALKRLGGEVIIKLACFEACRGGFTIKDFLTAKAKAAMDKPEIKPAGKAPDKHISSYTAHPKLYLDLKTWRDNKAGEQNVPHFMILHQKTIVQLANELPSSLRELKKIKGIGNKKTEQFGNELLELIKEYRNTPAEH
- the hgcC gene encoding HgcAB-associated protein HgcC → MVKKRDVACCGSEMPMGCCKVESLVNVDERGQMVLPKEVREKAGIRANDKLALVSFEKEGKICCISLIKAEELAKMVKGILGPLVDDVFKK